The Chitinivibrio alkaliphilus ACht1 genome includes the window TTGCTGGGCTTCAAGCTCTTAAAAAACTACGAAAGATACAAAAAAAACATGAGATTGTTGTGATTGACAAGCATGACCACGCCACCATGATTCCCGCCCTGCCTGATAGAGCAGCGGGAATAGTCTCCTCTTTACCCTTACGGGAATCGTACAATTCACTTCTTCCTTCGGGGGTTTCTTTTGTGCAGGCGACCGTGGAGTCGGTGGACTTTTCTCATCGTTCTATTTCCACTTGTGATGGTGTTGTTACCTATGATGTACTCCTGTGTTGTGCAGGAGCAGCGGCGCGCCCCTTTCCTGTTGATACCGGATCTATTCCTGTGTATTCTCTTATGGATCTTGGTGATGCAGAGAAAATATATGAATCACTTTCTCGTTACGTAAACGAGAAAAAAGGCAGGGATGTTCTTATTGTGGGTGGTGGGTATACGGGGTGTGAGCTTGCAGGAGCAATAGCTCTTTCATCTTTTTCACCACATCTGCATATCACCATTCTCACCCTTGATGACTCAATTATACCTTTTTTAACAGATTCAGAACGGGCTCTTTTAGAACAAGAGCTTTCTCAGTGCGGGGTTACTGTTTTATGCAATACCTCCATAGCCTCTGTGACGGGAGAAACTGTGGTAACACAGAAAGGAGAAAAATTTACAAATCCTTTTATTTGTAGTGCCATAGGAGCCGTATCATCTATTTCTCACTTTTCCGGGTTAGATGAGTATTCTCACGGTGCACCTCTTCCGGTTACATCCACGTTACAGCTTGCTAATCATCCTGAAGTATTTGTTGCCGGCGATATGGCCCTTCTGAAAAATAGGGATGGTACAGTTGTACGAAAGGCGGTTAATTTTTCTAAAATGTCAGGAGCAACAGCGGGAAAAAATTGTCTCCGTTTTATAGAAAATCGACCATTGCTCTCCTTTGTTCCCATCGATTTAGGGTGGGTTATTCCCGTGGGAAGAACCAGTGTGGGGCGTCTGTTTTCTAAAATCCCTATTCGTGGTAAGGCAGGGCTTTTTCTACACTATTTTATGTCGGGAGTACAAAATTTCAGCATGAAGAACTTCTTTGCCTTTGTAAAGATATCTTTTCGGGAAATTTTTCGATAATCTTTTTATTACGGGTATTCCATGTGTATATTGTAATATACACAGGGTTGAACATCTATCACATTTTCAGGAGTGTTTTATGAAAGGAATAGGGGTATTTCTAATTTTCATTCTTCTTCTTTCCTGTAGCAGTGAATTTATTACCGAATCTACTGGATCAACAGTGCAGGTAGCGGTTTCTCTTGAGGGGGTAAACCAAAATCAAAATCTACGGTATACCACATACTCCAATTTACATATCCGCGTTAAAGATGCAGGGGGTGACCCTATTGCAGATACAACTATTCAAACAAGCGGTGATATTGAATTGGTAAATTTTGAACATATTGTAGAAGGTGAGTATGATCTTACGGCATGGACAACCGATGAGGAGGGAGACACCATACACGCTCCGCAGGAAGAGTCTATTACCATCGCTAAAGAACGCATTGAAACAGTGCAGCTTCGTTTGATTCCTCTTGTTGGGTCCATGATTGCCCAGTTGTATGAGCTCCCCATGGAGACTGATTCCGTGGTGTTTGCCTTCTCTTCAGACTCTGGTTTTTTCGAAGCACGGCAGGAAAGAAGTCTGCGTATGGTTTTATCTCTGGATAAAATACCCTTTGATGCTCTTGGTACCGTTTCTTTGACTACTCTTCGGGACGGGGGTGATACCATAAGTCATTGGGATACACTCTATACGTTCACCCGGGAAAATCATTCCATGGAAGTAAACTT containing:
- a CDS encoding NAD(P)/FAD-dependent oxidoreductase, translating into MRIVILGANFAGLQALKKLRKIQKKHEIVVIDKHDHATMIPALPDRAAGIVSSLPLRESYNSLLPSGVSFVQATVESVDFSHRSISTCDGVVTYDVLLCCAGAAARPFPVDTGSIPVYSLMDLGDAEKIYESLSRYVNEKKGRDVLIVGGGYTGCELAGAIALSSFSPHLHITILTLDDSIIPFLTDSERALLEQELSQCGVTVLCNTSIASVTGETVVTQKGEKFTNPFICSAIGAVSSISHFSGLDEYSHGAPLPVTSTLQLANHPEVFVAGDMALLKNRDGTVVRKAVNFSKMSGATAGKNCLRFIENRPLLSFVPIDLGWVIPVGRTSVGRLFSKIPIRGKAGLFLHYFMSGVQNFSMKNFFAFVKISFREIFR